From one Verrucomicrobiia bacterium genomic stretch:
- a CDS encoding isoamylase early set domain-containing protein, with amino-acid sequence MELRHTKPLRATRPSGRSVMRPVKGTAKTTKEVAFAIDKPAAQNVLLAGTFNEWIPERTPLRKDAQGKWTTTLSLAPGRYEYRFVADGQWLSDPTAKESVPNDFGSANSVIAV; translated from the coding sequence ATGGAACTTCGACATACAAAACCCCTCAGGGCCACGCGCCCGAGCGGACGCTCCGTCATGCGCCCGGTTAAAGGAACCGCCAAAACCACCAAAGAGGTGGCGTTTGCCATCGATAAGCCCGCAGCCCAAAACGTCCTGCTCGCCGGGACATTCAACGAGTGGATTCCCGAGCGCACGCCCTTGCGCAAGGATGCACAGGGTAAATGGACGACTACCCTGTCCCTCGCTCCAGGCCGTTACGAGTACCGCTTCGTGGCGGACGGTCAGTGGCTGAGCGATCCAACCGCCAAAGAATCCGTTCCGAACGATTTTGGCAGCGCCAATTCAGTGATAGCCGTTTGA